The Methylacidimicrobium sp. B4 genome contains a region encoding:
- a CDS encoding class I SAM-dependent methyltransferase, with protein sequence MRFGEQAISTLRSLWRQAVGLPQDLPPEGTEGIRALGAKEYVGGLWEEIGELQFRFLVDQGLRPEHLLLDVGCGCLRGGIRFIRYLEPGHYLGIDKEPLLLEAGKRELGSDLLREKRPELLASGSFAFHRFSRRPEWALAQSLLTHLCRRDLERCLAQLRRVMAPGGVFYATFFEAAAPSPNPRASHSLGYFAYTRKEMEELGSRHGWNPHYIGEWDHPRNQRLMLFRA encoded by the coding sequence ATGCGCTTCGGGGAACAAGCGATCTCCACCCTGCGAAGCCTCTGGCGTCAAGCGGTCGGCCTCCCTCAGGACCTACCTCCCGAAGGAACGGAGGGGATCCGGGCTCTCGGGGCCAAGGAGTACGTAGGGGGCCTCTGGGAGGAGATTGGCGAGCTCCAGTTCCGCTTCCTGGTCGATCAGGGGCTCAGGCCCGAGCATCTGCTGCTCGACGTCGGCTGCGGCTGCCTCCGGGGCGGCATCCGCTTCATCCGCTATCTGGAGCCCGGCCACTACCTCGGCATCGACAAGGAACCTCTCCTCCTGGAAGCGGGCAAGCGAGAGCTGGGATCTGACCTCCTCCGGGAGAAGCGGCCGGAGCTTCTCGCCTCGGGCTCTTTCGCCTTCCACCGTTTTTCGCGACGGCCGGAGTGGGCGCTAGCGCAATCGCTCTTGACCCACCTCTGCCGGCGCGATCTCGAGCGCTGCCTTGCCCAGCTCCGCCGCGTCATGGCCCCAGGCGGGGTCTTCTACGCGACCTTTTTCGAAGCGGCAGCTCCGAGCCCAAACCCGCGCGCCAGCCACTCCCTGGGCTACTTCGCCTACACCCGGAAAGAGATGGAGGAGCTCGGCTCCCGGCACGGCTGGAATCCCCACTACATTGGGGAGTGGGACCATCCGCGGAACCAGCGGCTGATGCTCTTTCGGGCTTAG
- a CDS encoding glycosyltransferase: MDSLPLSNPPAPGKVRPRICLATTELAGFGPSSGLGSLVSSLAETLAEAGREVTVVLARDQPPEAIELARLVELYSRRGVRVTPLPEPSERCFAWPRSSSRAYKTYRWLREHATEFDRVLFCDRGGLGYYALLAKHQGLAFEQLPLGVAIHSPTLRRTLDNAELVEDYEILIADFLERESARLADGVVATSGALLRALQADGWSFPEACHVLPPPFPASLVALRRQDRETLTPEEIVLFGPLESRKRLRLLCDALERLEPSPHGNLRIVFLGPSGRIESEPGRDYLARRAARWPFAWEWLDRMERTEALGYLGKGKRLAIVSSTAQGVPFSAWECAFLGIPFLYFGARGIAEDLPEAERERLVAANPNALAARIRDAWLRGISVPQPPVDPFAVRDEWARWLEGLSSRDGSDQNPERADLPRVTVCLVHHDRPALLSQALDSLRAQDYPNFEVVLVDDGSATQEAAAFLAQIEPEFAKRDWRIIRQPNLYLGAARNRAAREAKGEFLLFMDDDNLAEPHEISTFVRVARHTGAAILTATQRDFEGKERFGGEGRNHYIFAPLGPSLSLGVVFNVFGDANAFVRRDAFEAIGGFREEHGVAFEDWEFFAKAALAGLQLEVVPEPLFWYRRSAEGMFSTSSHFASWLAATSPYIAHLTPRLAESLLLLQGNFRQTDVLRREGETARRERDRVQTLLDQKEAEVHQKEVELHQKKEELREARDELARIQRSRIWHLGLRLRRWEWKLRSIRKALFRG; encoded by the coding sequence ATGGACTCCCTTCCCCTCTCCAACCCTCCCGCTCCCGGCAAGGTTCGCCCCCGAATCTGCTTGGCGACCACGGAGCTTGCGGGATTCGGCCCGAGCAGTGGCCTCGGTTCCTTGGTCTCCTCCTTGGCCGAAACCCTGGCGGAGGCGGGTCGGGAAGTCACCGTCGTGCTCGCCCGTGACCAACCGCCCGAGGCCATCGAGCTCGCTCGGCTCGTGGAACTTTACTCCCGTCGAGGAGTGCGCGTGACTCCGTTGCCGGAACCCTCCGAGCGCTGTTTCGCATGGCCGCGCTCCTCGTCTAGGGCCTACAAGACCTACCGATGGCTCCGGGAGCATGCGACCGAATTCGACCGGGTACTCTTTTGCGACCGGGGCGGGTTGGGCTATTACGCTCTCCTGGCCAAGCACCAGGGCTTGGCCTTCGAGCAGCTTCCGCTGGGGGTCGCGATCCACAGCCCGACCCTGCGCCGCACCCTCGACAATGCCGAGCTTGTGGAAGACTACGAGATCCTCATCGCCGATTTCCTGGAGAGGGAGAGCGCCCGGCTCGCCGATGGCGTCGTCGCTACGAGCGGCGCCCTGCTCCGGGCGCTCCAAGCCGATGGCTGGAGCTTCCCCGAAGCCTGCCACGTCCTCCCCCCTCCTTTCCCGGCGTCTCTGGTGGCTCTGCGGCGCCAAGACCGGGAAACCCTCACCCCGGAGGAGATCGTCCTCTTCGGCCCACTCGAATCCCGCAAGAGGCTTCGGCTCCTTTGCGACGCCCTTGAGCGACTGGAGCCATCGCCCCACGGGAACCTCCGGATCGTCTTCCTGGGCCCCTCTGGCAGAATCGAGAGCGAACCAGGCAGAGACTATCTCGCCCGGAGGGCGGCTCGCTGGCCCTTCGCCTGGGAATGGTTAGACCGCATGGAGCGCACGGAGGCGCTCGGCTACCTTGGGAAGGGCAAGCGCCTCGCCATAGTCAGCTCGACGGCACAGGGCGTCCCCTTTTCCGCCTGGGAGTGCGCCTTCTTGGGTATTCCCTTCCTCTATTTTGGAGCGCGAGGAATCGCGGAGGATCTGCCCGAAGCGGAGCGGGAGCGGCTCGTTGCCGCCAACCCCAACGCGCTGGCCGCCAGGATCCGGGACGCATGGCTCCGGGGGATTTCGGTCCCGCAACCCCCGGTCGATCCGTTCGCGGTTCGGGACGAGTGGGCCCGCTGGCTGGAAGGGCTTTCCTCGCGGGACGGTTCGGATCAGAATCCCGAAAGGGCCGATCTCCCGCGCGTCACCGTCTGTCTCGTCCACCACGATCGCCCCGCCCTTCTCTCCCAGGCGCTCGACTCGCTCCGGGCCCAGGACTACCCGAACTTCGAGGTCGTCCTGGTCGACGACGGCAGCGCCACCCAGGAAGCCGCAGCCTTCCTCGCTCAGATCGAACCCGAGTTCGCGAAGCGCGACTGGCGGATCATCCGTCAGCCCAATCTCTATCTAGGAGCAGCCCGGAACCGGGCCGCGCGGGAGGCCAAGGGCGAGTTCCTCCTCTTCATGGACGACGACAACTTGGCCGAGCCCCACGAAATCTCCACCTTCGTCCGGGTCGCGCGGCACACGGGCGCGGCGATCCTGACCGCCACCCAGCGGGACTTTGAGGGGAAGGAGCGATTCGGCGGCGAAGGGAGGAACCACTATATTTTCGCCCCCTTGGGTCCTTCTCTCTCCCTGGGTGTCGTTTTTAACGTCTTCGGTGATGCCAACGCTTTTGTCCGGCGGGATGCCTTCGAGGCGATCGGCGGCTTTAGAGAGGAGCACGGAGTCGCTTTTGAGGACTGGGAGTTCTTTGCGAAAGCGGCCCTCGCGGGGCTCCAACTCGAGGTGGTCCCGGAACCCCTCTTCTGGTACCGGAGGAGCGCAGAGGGCATGTTTAGCACGTCAAGCCACTTTGCAAGCTGGCTCGCAGCTACCAGCCCCTACATCGCCCATCTCACCCCGAGGCTTGCCGAAAGCTTGTTGCTCCTGCAAGGAAACTTTCGACAAACCGACGTCCTCCGGCGCGAAGGAGAGACGGCCCGCCGCGAGCGGGACCGGGTTCAGACGCTCCTTGACCAGAAGGAGGCGGAGGTCCACCAGAAAGAGGTGGAGCTCCACCAGAAGAAGGAGGAACTTCGAGAGGCGCGCGACGAGCTTGCCCGGATCCAACGCTCCCGGATCTGGCACCTGGGGCTTCGCCTCCGGCGATGGGAGTGGAAGCTGCGGAGCATCCGCAAGGCCTTGTTCCGAGGATAG
- a CDS encoding sulfotransferase family protein encodes MKSSAVLVLGMHRCGTSALTRCLGLLGVELGSEIIPPAGDNPTGFWEDGRFVALNQRLTQLVGEEGDRWWEHLLPPEIPLSSPGVCSLMAEAVEEIEGRFASSPWWAVKDPRTLRAFPFWEEVLRRAGVEREVVLAVRHPLACAQSLLQRNGIPEERSLLLWTSQYLAHWPRVGARPFLAVDYDRLLEEPERELRRLCGRLGLPWSEAASVEARKFLQPGLRHARFTLQDLRDRPGVPPLVVESFEALEELCADREPKAASTRMAALHDEFRRTVPLLRALEVEIAVARRSEREPLVLAMRRLVEAREAELARLREERTRSERELLDLRRLAEANEAELARLRVLLGERERELAQWQEERARSRTWRWVDRLRGWERSFRRWRKLRSGPER; translated from the coding sequence ATGAAATCCAGCGCTGTCCTGGTCTTGGGCATGCATCGCTGTGGGACGAGCGCCCTGACCCGCTGTCTTGGCCTTCTGGGTGTCGAGCTCGGTTCGGAGATCATCCCTCCGGCCGGTGACAATCCGACCGGCTTTTGGGAGGACGGGAGGTTTGTCGCCCTCAATCAGCGGTTGACCCAGCTCGTGGGAGAGGAGGGGGATCGCTGGTGGGAGCATCTCTTGCCTCCGGAAATTCCGCTCTCCTCCCCTGGGGTCTGCTCCTTGATGGCCGAGGCGGTCGAAGAGATCGAGGGGAGGTTTGCCTCTTCCCCGTGGTGGGCCGTGAAGGACCCGAGGACCCTGCGGGCTTTCCCTTTTTGGGAGGAGGTACTGCGCCGAGCGGGGGTGGAAAGGGAGGTGGTGCTCGCCGTCCGCCATCCGCTCGCCTGCGCGCAATCGCTCCTGCAGCGCAACGGTATTCCCGAGGAGAGGTCTCTGCTGCTCTGGACAAGCCAATATCTGGCGCATTGGCCGCGAGTGGGGGCCAGGCCCTTTCTGGCGGTCGATTACGACCGGCTCCTGGAAGAGCCGGAGCGGGAGCTGCGGCGGCTCTGCGGTCGGCTGGGATTGCCCTGGTCCGAGGCGGCATCAGTGGAGGCGCGCAAGTTCCTCCAACCCGGCCTCCGGCATGCCCGGTTTACCCTCCAGGACCTGAGGGATCGGCCCGGTGTTCCGCCTCTGGTTGTGGAGAGCTTTGAGGCGCTCGAGGAGCTTTGCGCCGATCGCGAGCCGAAGGCGGCTTCTACCCGGATGGCGGCTCTGCACGACGAGTTCCGTCGGACGGTTCCGCTGCTGCGCGCTCTGGAGGTGGAGATCGCGGTCGCACGGCGGTCGGAGCGGGAGCCCTTAGTCTTGGCGATGCGCCGGCTTGTCGAGGCGCGCGAAGCGGAGCTGGCCCGATTGCGGGAGGAGCGGACCCGGTCGGAGCGGGAGCTCTTGGACCTTCGCCGGCTCGCGGAGGCAAACGAAGCGGAGCTTGCCCGGTTGCGTGTACTCCTAGGGGAGCGGGAGCGGGAGCTCGCTCAATGGCAGGAGGAGCGGGCGCGGTCGCGGACTTGGCGATGGGTGGACCGGCTGCGCGGTTGGGAGCGCTCCTTTCGCCGGTGGCGCAAGCTGCGATCCGGTCCGGAACGCTGA
- a CDS encoding methyltransferase domain-containing protein encodes MRPEPLPESDPRDAFLARVVSGRSFADVGGLWGTVNERVSVAHRLGARALTMIDVAPAEEPRWAAFEERRIQLNLPPVACLSSEVIRLAEGPNPPLFEVVHCSGVLYHIPEPLRLLRALHRITQEHLVLHSLVARGEYALAEGSFRVPDAACLFIPALAGSEQEAVSGHWRRLVADGAVGLTRENPTWRMNDFGPWWWLPRPSALRMLCQIAGFTVLGDAEGWDGNAMTLLLAA; translated from the coding sequence ATGAGGCCTGAGCCTTTGCCAGAAAGCGATCCGCGCGACGCCTTCCTTGCCCGCGTGGTCTCTGGCCGCTCCTTTGCCGACGTGGGCGGGCTCTGGGGCACGGTGAACGAGAGAGTCTCCGTTGCCCACCGCCTCGGAGCGCGCGCTCTGACGATGATCGATGTGGCACCCGCGGAGGAGCCGCGGTGGGCCGCTTTCGAGGAGCGGAGGATCCAGCTCAACCTGCCCCCGGTTGCCTGCCTGAGCTCCGAGGTCATTCGGCTCGCCGAAGGGCCGAATCCCCCTCTCTTCGAAGTGGTCCACTGCTCCGGAGTGCTTTATCATATCCCCGAGCCGCTGCGGCTTTTGCGCGCCCTCCACAGGATCACCCAAGAGCACCTCGTGCTCCACTCGTTGGTCGCCCGCGGAGAGTATGCTCTTGCCGAGGGTTCATTCCGTGTTCCGGATGCGGCCTGCCTTTTCATTCCCGCATTGGCCGGTTCGGAGCAGGAGGCCGTTTCCGGCCATTGGAGACGCCTCGTCGCGGATGGTGCGGTAGGATTGACTCGGGAGAATCCGACGTGGAGGATGAACGATTTCGGCCCTTGGTGGTGGCTTCCGAGGCCTTCGGCGTTGCGGATGCTCTGTCAGATTGCTGGCTTTACCGTGCTCGGCGATGCCGAAGGCTGGGACGGCAACGCCATGACGCTCCTGCTCGCAGCCTAA